AAGGCGAGCTGCCGTTTCAGGCAATTCGTTGACCTCGGTACCGAAGTTTTTGAGCAGCGGTTGGGTGACCCTCGCCGAGAGATTTCCGCCGTAGTTGGGGCCGATGATTCGGACCTCAGAGATGTTGAAATCCGGCACTGTAAAGGGAATCTCGGCGCGCGAACGATTCCAATCTAGCCGAACGCTGAGCTGCGTTCCGATCACAAATTGTTTAAGGATCTCCACGCCCGCCGTGCCGAAGGTCGATTTGCGCGTTCCGTCTTCGATCACACCCGACGACGGCTGTTCGTCATAGCTCACGCCGACGTCCGCCCGAAGCGTCCACGGACGGAGATTTTCCTGACTCTCCAGACTCTTCTCGGATTCTCTAACCTGAAGGCCAACCTCTTTGAACCGCGGGTTGGTCTTCGCGGCCTGCTCCAAGAGCTCCTGTGGGCTCAGCGCCACGGCAGGCGCGCTCAGCGTCAATCCCAGAATCAAAACACCTAATTTCATGCCTTTCCTTCGGCAACCACTTCACAGAGGGCAGCCAGCCATCGCACGTGCTGGGCCATGAATTCTAACGTCGTAAATTCTTTCTCACTCTCGGGCGCAAAATAACCGGTCCCGAGGTTCGCCACGCCAATCCCGCGCTCCAAGAACGGGTCCACCCCGGTGCCTCCACGGATCGGCTGGATTTGGCTCTCCACTCCGGCCTTTGCACCCGCCGCAAGTGCCCATTTCACAAGCTCTGGGCGCTCCTTAAGATGAGGGCCCATATTGATGTACTGGCTTGAAACCTGAACCTTACGGCTGCCGGCGAGTCGGCGCACGTGTTCCTCGCGCTCCTTGAGCATCTCCGGCGCAAAGTCGCGCAGGCGAATATCGAGACGAAAACCATCTTCCACGGGCAAAATCCGATAGGGTTGCGAATAGCCGTCAAAACCAGAGGAATCCTCGGCGGCGAGCGTGAAACCCGGGTTTGAGTTCAGGAATTCCCAAACAAATCGAAGAGCGTCCGCTGCAGCACTTTGCCCGCGATAGGCCTCGACCTTCTCCATCTTCCACGAGGCGCCACGCACGATATGTGGCCCGACCACGTCCCGCAGCGTCTTTTCAAGCGCCTTAGCGGCATCTTCGTTGTAGGCAATGCAGTGCGCTACGGCATCACAATCACGCATGGAGTCGGACTCGAACCCAATCCACGCGACGGGCGTGCCTTCCAACGCGTTCAAAACCTCGGCCGCAAGACGCGTGGCAGGCCGGTGGCCCTCAGCCCATGCGGTTGCGCCGTGAGTGTTCACGCCGCCAATCGTCAATTTGTAGACTTGGCCGTCCACCGGCGCGAGCCTTCCCTCAAAGAACACCGATGCCGCTGACGCGTTAAAATTCTCGATATTGATCTCGAAAGGGTCCAAACCGTCGATCGTGTAGCCGGAGCGCACGCCGCGCTCAGCCAGGAAATCCGCGACGCTCTCCAAAGCCTCCATGCGCCCAATCTCCTCGTCCGGCCTCGCGATGATATAGAGCCCAGGGTGGCTGAGCTCAGGATTCGCCTGCAAATGCTGGATGAGCGTCATCAAATAGGTAAGTCCGAGCTTGTCGTCGAGCCCAAATGGAGACACGCCGTTCCCAAATACAAGCTCTTGGCCGAGGTACCGACTCAGGGCTGGATAATTCGCAACGCTCACTCTCAAATTCGGGTTCTCAGGGTACGGAATAGCCTCACCGTCCCAAGACGCGAGGCGGTTTAGCGACTCCATCGGTTGCGTGCCCCGCGCTGTGTCTAAATGGACCATCATCGCGATCTCGGGAGCCGTTCCCGAGGCATGACGGGCCGGCCAATACGCCACAGTATTCGCGAACTCGTCACGCGTGACTTGGCCTCCTAGACTGGAGAAAAATTCGGCCAGATACTCAGCTAAGACTGTCTGGCCGGTTGTGCTCGGAATCGTCTCACTGGACTCATCTGACGCGCTCTCGATGGCCACAACTGCTTCAAGGTTCTTGAGGGAAAGCTCTTTTAACTCAGGCAAACTCATGGACGTTCTCGTGTTTCGAGGTATAACGTGAGGGACAATAGCGCGCAGGGGCGTCGTGCGCTAGAGTCGGGGGACGAGCACAAGAAATAAAAACAAAGGATGGAGAGACATGTCTCACGTAGAAGTTGAAAAACAAGGTTGGTTTTCACGAATCAAAGAGTCATTTGGCGGCATATTTGTTGGCCTCTTGATGGTTATCGTCGCATTCCCGTTACTCTTTTGGAACGAAGGTCGCGCGGTCAAACGCGCACAAGACTTGGAATTCGGCGCCGGTTCGGTGCTCACGGTGACCGGCATGCTTCCTGCCAACGACGGAAAGCTCGTTCACATCACGGGTCCGGCAATCCCAGAAGGTGAGCTTACCGACAAAGAGTTCGGGGTTAGCGCGCCAGCCATCAAGCTCGTGCGAAACGTCGAGATGTTCCAGTGGAAGGAGAACGTAAAGACCTCCAAAGACAAGAATATGGGCGGCTCCGAGACTACCAAGAAGGAGTACACCTATGAGACGGCATGGTCCTCAACCGTGGTTGATTCGTCCAAGTTCAAACAGGCTAATGCCCACACCAACCCCAAAAGTATGCCCTATCCGTCCGAGACTTTGACCTCGAGTGTGGTCAAGCTCAAGGATTATGTGCTCGCGCAATCCATCATCGAAAAGGTCCCAGCCGACCAACCTCTGCTTCTCCAAAACGCCAAAC
This Microvenator marinus DNA region includes the following protein-coding sequences:
- a CDS encoding peptidase T encodes the protein MSLPELKELSLKNLEAVVAIESASDESSETIPSTTGQTVLAEYLAEFFSSLGGQVTRDEFANTVAYWPARHASGTAPEIAMMVHLDTARGTQPMESLNRLASWDGEAIPYPENPNLRVSVANYPALSRYLGQELVFGNGVSPFGLDDKLGLTYLMTLIQHLQANPELSHPGLYIIARPDEEIGRMEALESVADFLAERGVRSGYTIDGLDPFEINIENFNASAASVFFEGRLAPVDGQVYKLTIGGVNTHGATAWAEGHRPATRLAAEVLNALEGTPVAWIGFESDSMRDCDAVAHCIAYNEDAAKALEKTLRDVVGPHIVRGASWKMEKVEAYRGQSAAADALRFVWEFLNSNPGFTLAAEDSSGFDGYSQPYRILPVEDGFRLDIRLRDFAPEMLKEREEHVRRLAGSRKVQVSSQYINMGPHLKERPELVKWALAAGAKAGVESQIQPIRGGTGVDPFLERGIGVANLGTGYFAPESEKEFTTLEFMAQHVRWLAALCEVVAEGKA
- a CDS encoding TMEM43 family protein, whose amino-acid sequence is MSHVEVEKQGWFSRIKESFGGIFVGLLMVIVAFPLLFWNEGRAVKRAQDLEFGAGSVLTVTGMLPANDGKLVHITGPAIPEGELTDKEFGVSAPAIKLVRNVEMFQWKENVKTSKDKNMGGSETTKKEYTYETAWSSTVVDSSKFKQANAHTNPKSMPYPSETLTSSVVKLKDYVLAQSIIEKVPADQPLLLQNAKLPENSKLHEGYIYIGKDPNMPDVGDVRIKFSVAPAGELSVVGGQKGDVLDIYTHEKLNNPIVLLEKGAKTAPEMFEAAEQANVVMTWVLRFVGFLLMFFGFKLVTRPISVLADVIPALGSAVGCASGFVSFFVAGALSLITIAIGWIFYRPLIGILLFVIGAALIGGAVFFFMKQKKAAAAA